GCTCCTGACTTTGGGCGATCGCTGTATTATACCTGCAAATATTTAACTCAAACCTTAACTAGAACAGGACTTACGCAACTTGCACAGAGCGATCGCTATTTTATAGCCCACATTCCGCACCCAAAACTGGCACACAGTGCTACACGCTGGCTTCGCATACACAGTGGTGTTGGTGACGAAGTGAAGCATGTAGAGGAGACAGTTGAGGTTGTTGCAGGGCTGACTCCTCAAGAGCGTACCCGCGTAGCCAGAGCCTGTTATGAAACTGCATTGTTGCGCTTTCAGCCACCTGAAGAGGCCTACATATCAGATGAAGAACTCCAGCAAATATTGAAACCGCTAGAGTTACGTACAGGTTTGGAAGCCAAATCTAATTGTCAACCACTAACGAAATAAATCGAGAGCCTGAGACAGTTGATCTAAGGCATCACATGGGTATACCGATTAAAACAATCTTAAGGAGAATACAATGATGGCTACACTAACCAATACTATCGAGCAACAATCTTTAAAGCAAGATTTCACCACCGACCTAATTGAGACTAGTTTCGATGTATTGAATGACATCGAACTTGATGATTTGGAAACTATGTTAACCACTGAAATCGCGCAAGGATTATCAAGCGACACTGAATTTGGTATTCTTTAATTTCAGCTTATCTGTCTGTTTAATAGCTGGGGCTGGAAGCAGGCGATATTCCTGATTATCTAGCCCCTGTCAGTGTTAGCTTGATGATGTAGCGAATGATTGGAGTTTTGGTGCGATCGCAACTGCCAATTAAAGTACTTTTGCTATTAGTTTACCTACAACTGCTAAATTTTGACGAGCGATCGCTTAACATTTAAAATACTGCTCTAGTCAACGAAGAGGCAGAGGCGCAGATTGTCACATATCATTTAGGATTCATATATTAATTTTTTGTATACTTTGATTCAAAGCCCTTCAATTAATTTTTGAATCAAAGCAAATGATAAAATTCATACATCCAATTTCACAGTACGGACGTAAGACCTTGCGCTTCATCATACTTCACTTACTAGTTTGCCTGTGTTTCATGAGTGTAACTCCGGCAATGGCGGCAAATTCTTCTGGCGGTTTGCTTAAGCAACCTGCTATAGAAATTACAGTTAGTTTAAGTAATCCTGCTAATGAACTCAAATTTGAACCAAATCACTTGGAATTGATAGCTGGCAAACGTTATCAATTCCGGTTGACCAATCCCAGCCAACAGAAGCACTATTTTACTGCCAAGGATTTTGCAGATAGCATCTGGACACAAAAAGTCCAAGCAGGCAAAGTAGAAATTAAAGGAGCCATCCACGAACTGGAACTTAAGCCAGGTGCAGAGGCAGAATGGGTGTTTGTAACCCTAAAACCAGGAAAATATAGCTTACGCTGTCCCATACCAGGACATACAGAAGCAGGTATGACTGGAGAGATTGTAGTTAGCAATTAAAAATTAAAAATTATTTAAATAATAGCTAACTATGCATCTATAGCAATCCGATTTGATTTCTGAATCACTCGTAGAGGTAAGGGACTGGGGACTGGGGACTGGGGACTGGGAAGAAGGAATAAAGGTGTACTGAGTTTTGTTCAAAAATCAAATATGAGTCCTATAGTATGTATATCAAACCCACTTCAGCGTCAAAAATATGCTACTGTTCACAGTCATCAGTCATCAGTCATCAGTCAACAACTTTAACCAGGATAATTTATTTCTTGGAGTTCGCTGATTGCACTAGGTAACAGAGTGTAGTGCTAAAAATAAGTTAACGTAAATATAGATATTATTTCTCAACTATCTAGAAAAAACACTGTCACGGTAGCAGCAAAGCGCCAGCAATTATTAAATTCCCATGAACATTCTCAGTAACCTGCTTTCTCAAACACCTAAGCCGACACGTCCACCAAAACAACACCGGGGTATCGAAATTAAATCGCCGCGTGAAATTGAAATTATGCGGCAATCAGCCAAAATTGTAGCAACCGTACTCAAAGAAATTTCTGAGTTGGTAAAGCCAGGAATGACTACGGCTGATTTGGATGTTTACGCAGAAAAACGCATTCGAGAAATGGGTGCAACACCCAGCTTTAAGGGATATCATGGTTTTCCTGGCTCTATTTGCTCCAGTATTAACAATGAAGTTGTTCATGGTATCCCCAGTCCTAAGAAAGTAATTCGGACTGGGGATGTATTAAAAGTAGATACAGGTGCTTATTACCAAGGCTTTCATGGCGATTCTTGCATCACGATCGCTGTAGGTGAAGTCACCCCTAATGCTGCTAAACTAATCCGCATAGCCCAAGAAGCTCTCTATAAAGGCATTGAACAAGTTAAGGCAGGGGTATATTTGCTTGACTTGGCTGGGGCGATCGAAGACCATGTAAAAGCCAATGGTTTCACTGTGGTGGAAGAATTCACCGGACACGGTGTTGGCCGTAATCTCCATGAAGAACCCTCAGTATTTAACTTTCGTACTAGAGACATGCCGAATGTTAAATTACGTGCGGGTATGACATTGGCAATTGAACCAATTTTGAATGCAGGTTCGAGACATACGCGAACATTATCTGACCGTTGGACGGCTGTAACTGTTGATAATTCTTTGTCGGCGCAGTTTGAGCATACAGTTTTAGTGACGGAATCTGGTTATGAGATTTTAACTGATCGCTCTCAGGTTTAATTTTAGCAGTACTTAGGCAACTGGCACACATATTTTCTGCGATGGCAGTCAATAGTCAATAGTCAAGGGTAAAAAGTCAAGGTTTTTGGACTTTTGACTCTTGACTTTGGACGATTTTTGTCAAAAATATATGACAATGCGCGTAAGTCCTATTTAGTTATTAATATTTACTGTTTTGAGAGGCGAAGCGTCACAAAAGGGCGATTTGCCTCTTTTATTTAGATATTTTTTGTTTCGCGCAAAGACGACCGCATCTTCCAAAAGAATTAGTATATTAGTCATTAATTATCGTACTGATAGCTGTATAGTTAGTTTTATAACTAGGAAGTGTATCTTTAGCCTGTTGAGAGACAAAAGTACTCTCTGGAATAGCTTCTAATAAATTGATTGCCTGCTGCCATTTGTCTAGTGCTTGTTGCCAAATCAGCGATGAACGAGGTGAATTCTCTACAAAAAATGTAGCTTCTTTTGCTAGTTTTTCGGCTAACTGCAAGTCTGCAACTGCTTTTTTTTCATTTAAAACTTTTCGGCTGATAGCACTGTGATTAAAACGATAGCGAGTTAATTTATTCTGCGCCTGAGTAAAAACTGATGTTCCTTCTGGAATACTTGCTAACAAATTTATTGCTTCTTGCCATTTGGTTTCTGCCTGTTCCCAGAAGATTAGTGGATGCGGTGGTGTTTGCACTAAAGCAGAAGCTTCCATACCGAGTTTCAAAGCAGATTTAAAATTTTCAATTGCATTTTCTTCTTGATTGGAAGTTTGATTTTTTTGCTGAAGGACTGGAAATTTATCTTTACTTATCCAACCACCAAAACCTAAGACTGCTAAACTGGAAGCTATCACTAAAGTTAAACGTCCTAATTTGAAAATCTTGTGTGGTTTTCCTTCTAGAAAATCTGGCAATAATCTTGCTTGATTGTTAGTAGGTTGTTGTTTTTCGCCTTTCTGTTCAGAATTGATTAAAATTGGCTCTGATTGTTTTTTAAAAATATTACTATTTAATAAATCATTAATTTTTTTTGTAAATGATTCACAATTATTAATAACTTCTGTTAGCTCTTGAAATTTACCCTCACTTGAGATAATTAATTCTTGACTATCGTCCAGCCATTCTAAAATAAAGCCAGATTTACCAAAAAATAAAGATATTCCTAGTAATATTGTTAATAAGCTTTGAGTAGTATTCAGAGTATTTATAATATTATCTAATCTTTGCTTAGTTTGTAATATATCTTCTTGAAGATTAGTTATTTGTGAAACTTTATCTTGTAAAACTCTAGCATTGCCTGGTACTAAATTACTTGCTAATAATTCATCAAATTCTTGAATTTTTGCTGAAACACTCGGATAGTTAATATTTGTATTTAGTTGTTTGACAAACTGAGAGTTACTTAAAATATCTGCGGCCATAGCCTGAAGTAAATCGCCCCATTCGAGCCAACAAGCAATTTTTAATTGCAAATCTAATAATGAAGTTTCTTTATTAGGGTTCTCAATCTTCTCCGCAATAAATCTTTCTCTATTACTAGTATCTGTATTGATTATAGAAATACTAGAATTTAACAGACTTGTTCTTGGCACAATACGAGTAAGTGTACTCACAGCATTGTTTTTATTTTGTGGAAATATTACTTCTTGAGCAATTACTTTTTGAATGTTCCGTAATTGATCCTGCACATTACTGATGATGATGACTTGTTGCATCAGGTCATGAGAATTACCAATGGTTAAGTTCAGTTTATGAAAAAGTTTTGGCAATTCATTAACAATCGTTTCTAGGTCAGCCATAAATATCCCTTGGGGATTTGTCGAAAGTTCATGCAAAAGAATTAAAATGTCTAGGCAGTGAGGTTACAGCTGGAATAACAACGTAACCATACCTGTTGAGGCTAAGCATCCTGGTTAATTCACGAATCTCAGGAGCGATAGATTTATAGTTCCCGGAAATTTTGCTAAAGTAACAAGTCCAGTTTGAGACTTGTAGAAAAAGACAAAACTGCCCAATAACTAACCTATGAATGAAATTGATTTAGCTTTTACCCCAGCACTAGAGTTGGCGGATTTAATCCATCGCCGGGAAGTGTCGCCGCTGGAGTTGGTAGAAATATACTTACAACGGATTCAGCAGTTTAATCCCCAATTGGGGAGTTATTTTACTGTCACGGCAGAATTAGCGATCGCACATGCCAAAGCCAAAACAGAATTACTCACAACGACTTCGGAACTACCGCCATTTTTTGGTGTACCGATTTCCATTAAAGACCTCAACCCTGTAGCTGGTGTACCTTGTACCTACGGAAATCCCGCATTGCTGAATAATGTTCCTTCAGATGATGATGGGGTGGTGACAAAGATTAAACAAGCTGGGTTTATTATTCTTGGTAAAACTGCAACTTCAGAATTAGGTTCATTTCCTTACACAGAACCTACGGGATTACCCGCAGCCAGAAATCCGTGGAATTTAGAATACACTCCCGGTGGTTCCAGTGGTGGTGCAGCCGCAGCAGTCGCAGCCGGATTGTGTGCGATCGCCCAAGGTTCCGATGGTGGTGGTTCGATTCGCGGCCCTGCGGCTTGTTGTGGTTTGGTGGGCATTAAACCATCGCGTGGTAGGGTGAGTAAAGCACCAGTAGGCGATCGCCTCGCGGGGATTGCTGCCAATGGCCCCATCGCCCGTACTGTTGCTGATGCTGCTGCCCTATTGGATGCCATATCTGGCTATATTACAGGCGATCCCTACTGGCTACCAGACCCCGAACCCTCATTTCTAGCCGCTACTCAAATAAAACCCGGTGCTTTGCAGATTGCCTTTGCTACCAGTATCCATCCTTTTGGAGAAGCTGACGCTAATTGTCAGCAAGGTGTGCTGCAAACAGTCCAGTTATTAGAACAATTTGGTCACATAGTTGAACAGAAATGTCCAGATTTCAGCGGCTTAGTTGAACCGTTCCAAATCGTCTGGCAATCTGGGGTGGCTGCATCGGGACTTCCAGCAGAGGTATTGCAGCCGGTGAATCGCTGGCTGTTGGCACGCACAGGTACTGTTGCTGAGTACATCCAGGCAGTTTACCAAATGCAAATTGTGGTACGGCAAATCGTGGCGTTTTTTGATACCGTAGATGTACTAGTATTGCCAGTTTATTTGCATTCACCAATCCGCATTGGAGAATGGGCTTCCCTAAGTCCAGAAGAGACATTCCAAAACATTATTAACTGGGTTGCACCTTGTCCGCCAGCGAATGCAACTGGACAACCTGCGATCGCCCTACCTGTAGGTTTTGATAGTAAGGGTTTACCCATCAGTGTGCAGTTAATTGGTAAACCAGCCGCCGAAGCCACATTAATTAGCCTAGCAGCCCAACTAGAAGCCGCTAAACCTTGGATTCAGCATCGTCCAGCGTTTGGTGGAGAGTAGGGAGTGGGGAGTAGGGAGCAGGGAGAGATAAAGAAAATGACAACTGACCACTGACCAAAACCTTGCATCCCTACTTCTTTGTGCCAACCTACTTCAAATCAATGTTAAGAGTTCCCTTACCTCCTACACACAGTCTCAACAGACAAGCTTTGTGCGTAATTCCTGATCAAGTTTTGGCGATCGCAATACTTTTCGGTCTACTGACCAGCACTAGCTCCTGCTGTTATTTAATTCGTCGAACTCACCTTAATGTTAATAAATAATAAGGCTTTCTTTTCAGAATGTTAAGATGATTTGACTCGCATCTATCTAAAGATATAAATTCTACATAGCTGATCGAGGCTTGATAATTGATGGTTCTCAACAAAACGAGAACTACGCTCTCACTGAGTTAGTAAGTCGGCGAAAATAAGCATCACTAATATTAAGAAGGGTAAACGGGAAGGGGTAAAGGGAAAAACCTTTTCTCTTAAAAAACTTGACGTAGTTCGGTTTAATCGCACCTACTTGCTTATGATTTCTGTCAGTCAATAGGTATAGATTCTGAGATTAAAGACCTTGGGATTAGATTCGCAAGCATCTATCCATATAGATGAATGCGATTCGTTGGCGCATAGCTACGCTTGCTGTGCCGCCGAAAACTTTTGTCAGCCGAGGAAATAGTAAGGATTTTAAGGGACGATTCTGGTACTAACTAGAGCGATGCCTGCCTCACCAGGATAACTGATCTATATTGCTCAAAAAGCAGATGATATGAGCATTCTGGCGGATTCTATACATTTGACTGAATGTATGGATGGTAAGCCTTTTAGAAATCTTTTCGGCCTACTGAAGTTATATAAATAGGACTTACGCATGGTAAACGATAAATTAAGGGTTTGGGCTGGGCATAGCGCATAGGGCATAGGGATTTTTTCCTGTCCCATGCCCTATTCCTGACCTCAACAAATAATCTAGCTGCGTAAGTCCTGATAAAGTTGATGTTTCTTGAATCCCTTGATTGTCATCTATTACACAAGGGAAACACATGTATATGTATTTTACCTTTTTTAGTGCCTTGAACTCTCAAGAAACACTTGCCCAAACTCTTATCAAATCTAGTTAAGGATTAAGAAATGTTCAAAACATCTGAGTGCAACTGTCATGATCCGGGTTTAATTCGAGCCTGGAAAATGGTTGCTTTTGCGGTTTGTATATCAGTCCTGATGACATTCTCAGCGCCATCTGTACAAGCAGCGCCAGCAGGAAGCGTTGTGGAAAGACCACTATCGGCAAGTGTCGTGGAAAACTCGCCACCAGCAGAACGCGTCGTGGAAAACCCACCAGTGTTGGAACTCCGCAAGAAACCGATCCGACCTATCACACGCCTGACTAAACCCGTCGGGATAGATACCAAAGCCGAAGAAGTGTTCGATCTCAAAGTTGTCTATACCGATAGCAAACTCTACAATCCGGCAACCCGGCACTATGACAATGTACGCTTGCGTAGTTATGTAGGAACCGATACTAGTACTAACACGCCCTATGTCGCACCTACCATTGAGATCAAACCAGGCGAGACCGTGCGAATTAACCTGAACAACCAACTGCCGATTGATCCTCGTTGTATAAACATAGATAATCAAAACCAGCCTCATTGCATCAACTTCAATCGCACGAATCTACATTCCCACGGCTTATGGATCAGTCCGACCGGCAATAGTGATAATGTGCTGTCGGTGGTAGATCCTGGTGTTAAGTTCCAATATGAATACAATATTCCGCCTGACCATCCAGCTGGCACCTTTTGGTATCACCCCCATCTACATGGCTCAACTGCACTCCAAGTAGCAAGTGGCATGGCTGGTGCTTTGATTGTGCGTGGCGATCGCCTGCCTAGGGAAAAGACTAACGGCGACATCGACACCTTACTCAAAGAAGTCGGCATCAACCCTGAAGACGAAAGAATCTTGGTACTACAGCAAATCCAGTATGCCTGTCTGGACAAAAATGGTGCGATCAAGGTTAGAAAAGAAAAAGACCAAAATGGTCAGGATCAAGTTGTTACATGGGTTTGTGACATCAATGACAAAGGCGTGATCGAGTTTTACGACGATCCGGGCAGCAACGGACTGTTTGGCCCAAGAACATGGGGTCAATCCGGTCGCTACACCAGCATTAATGGGTTGATTCTGCCAACCTTCAAGACCGAATCCGGCAGAATCGAGCGCTGGCGGATGATACATGCAGGCGTGCGCGACACGATCAGCTTGAGATTTCGCAAATTGAAAGAAGGCGCACCCAGGTTCACAGGTTTGAAAATCACAGATCCTGACAGTTACATCCGCGAAAATTGTACAGGTGATCCCATCCCCTACCATGTGATCGCTGACGATGGACTGACCAGATCCAAAGCATGGAAAACTGACTTGACGACCTTGCAGCCTGGCTACCGCAGCGATGCGCTAGTGATTTTCCCTGAACCAGGTGATTACTGTGTAGTTGATGCCTCTGCTCCACCTTCGGGAACTGTTAACGCACAGGTGAACAGCCGTCAACTGCTAGGTGTGGTTAAAGCCAAGGCCGGAACGACAGTGCCTTACATTGACGAAAAGCAAGGGTATAACATTGGCGGTTCTTTGAAAGATCAACTTGTTGCTGCCGCTAACAAACTCGACATACCAATTTCAATCAAAGAAAGGATTGTAACAGACCTGAAAGATAATCTGAAACTCACAGCCTTTACACCTCACCTTGACATTCAAGACAGTGACGTGACTGGCAAGCAGGAATTGGCTTTCTTCATCGACCTAAATAGCACTCCAGTCAAGTTTGAGGTCAGCAACGCCATAGGCCCGAATTTCGCTCCCAAACCTTACGATGGCAACCGCATCGACCGGAATCTAACCCTTGGCGGTGTCGATGAATGGACTTTGGAGTCGTACTTCGTCAGCCATCCATTCCACATCCATGTCAACCCTTTCCAGATCGTCAAAATCCTTGACCCGAAGGGTAACGATGTCAGTTTGCCGGGTGCGATAGATAATCCCGACGGTATATGTGATTCCGACCCGAAACAGTGTGATCCGCAGTATCCAGGGCTAAAAGGTGTTTGGAAAGATACTCTCTGGATAAAAAGCCTGGTTTCAACGGCATCACAGCCAGGTAAAATACCACCGCCAACAGCAATTTACAAAATTGTTCTACGCACCCGTTACCAGCGTT
Above is a window of Nostoc sp. UHCC 0702 DNA encoding:
- a CDS encoding cupredoxin domain-containing protein; protein product: MIKFIHPISQYGRKTLRFIILHLLVCLCFMSVTPAMAANSSGGLLKQPAIEITVSLSNPANELKFEPNHLELIAGKRYQFRLTNPSQQKHYFTAKDFADSIWTQKVQAGKVEIKGAIHELELKPGAEAEWVFVTLKPGKYSLRCPIPGHTEAGMTGEIVVSN
- the map gene encoding type I methionyl aminopeptidase produces the protein MNILSNLLSQTPKPTRPPKQHRGIEIKSPREIEIMRQSAKIVATVLKEISELVKPGMTTADLDVYAEKRIREMGATPSFKGYHGFPGSICSSINNEVVHGIPSPKKVIRTGDVLKVDTGAYYQGFHGDSCITIAVGEVTPNAAKLIRIAQEALYKGIEQVKAGVYLLDLAGAIEDHVKANGFTVVEEFTGHGVGRNLHEEPSVFNFRTRDMPNVKLRAGMTLAIEPILNAGSRHTRTLSDRWTAVTVDNSLSAQFEHTVLVTESGYEILTDRSQV
- a CDS encoding amidase, which encodes MNEIDLAFTPALELADLIHRREVSPLELVEIYLQRIQQFNPQLGSYFTVTAELAIAHAKAKTELLTTTSELPPFFGVPISIKDLNPVAGVPCTYGNPALLNNVPSDDDGVVTKIKQAGFIILGKTATSELGSFPYTEPTGLPAARNPWNLEYTPGGSSGGAAAAVAAGLCAIAQGSDGGGSIRGPAACCGLVGIKPSRGRVSKAPVGDRLAGIAANGPIARTVADAAALLDAISGYITGDPYWLPDPEPSFLAATQIKPGALQIAFATSIHPFGEADANCQQGVLQTVQLLEQFGHIVEQKCPDFSGLVEPFQIVWQSGVAASGLPAEVLQPVNRWLLARTGTVAEYIQAVYQMQIVVRQIVAFFDTVDVLVLPVYLHSPIRIGEWASLSPEETFQNIINWVAPCPPANATGQPAIALPVGFDSKGLPISVQLIGKPAAEATLISLAAQLEAAKPWIQHRPAFGGE
- a CDS encoding multicopper oxidase domain-containing protein — its product is MFKTSECNCHDPGLIRAWKMVAFAVCISVLMTFSAPSVQAAPAGSVVERPLSASVVENSPPAERVVENPPVLELRKKPIRPITRLTKPVGIDTKAEEVFDLKVVYTDSKLYNPATRHYDNVRLRSYVGTDTSTNTPYVAPTIEIKPGETVRINLNNQLPIDPRCINIDNQNQPHCINFNRTNLHSHGLWISPTGNSDNVLSVVDPGVKFQYEYNIPPDHPAGTFWYHPHLHGSTALQVASGMAGALIVRGDRLPREKTNGDIDTLLKEVGINPEDERILVLQQIQYACLDKNGAIKVRKEKDQNGQDQVVTWVCDINDKGVIEFYDDPGSNGLFGPRTWGQSGRYTSINGLILPTFKTESGRIERWRMIHAGVRDTISLRFRKLKEGAPRFTGLKITDPDSYIRENCTGDPIPYHVIADDGLTRSKAWKTDLTTLQPGYRSDALVIFPEPGDYCVVDASAPPSGTVNAQVNSRQLLGVVKAKAGTTVPYIDEKQGYNIGGSLKDQLVAAANKLDIPISIKERIVTDLKDNLKLTAFTPHLDIQDSDVTGKQELAFFIDLNSTPVKFEVSNAIGPNFAPKPYDGNRIDRNLTLGGVDEWTLESYFVSHPFHIHVNPFQIVKILDPKGNDVSLPGAIDNPDGICDSDPKQCDPQYPGLKGVWKDTLWIKSLVSTASQPGKIPPPTAIYKIVLRTRYQRYIGEFVIHCHILDHEDQGMMQNVNIVIPSGAGANSGSHS